In Rahnella variigena, one DNA window encodes the following:
- the xdhC gene encoding xanthine dehydrogenase accessory protein XdhC has product MRTDDWITRLHDLQRRGEPCVVATLVENQGSTPRDAGSKMLITADQIFYTLGGGNLEFQVTSIAREMLASGAKISRFEHFSLGARLGQCCGGMASVLLEPLGQPQPHVVVYGAGHVGRALVNILSTLPCRITWVDARASEFPVVVDPQITCIVDEEPEGTVAQMPAGSYFMVLTHDHQLDFALSERILKRGDFRYFGLIGSETKRKRFDYRLSGKGISDEQLARMRCPVGLPDVRGKLPAEIAIAIAGEFIAAYGAHSQVVS; this is encoded by the coding sequence ATGCGTACTGATGACTGGATAACCCGTCTGCATGATTTGCAACGGCGTGGCGAGCCGTGTGTGGTGGCGACGCTGGTCGAGAATCAGGGCTCCACGCCACGTGATGCTGGCAGTAAAATGTTGATCACCGCTGACCAGATATTTTATACGCTTGGCGGCGGTAATCTGGAATTTCAGGTGACCAGCATTGCCCGTGAAATGCTTGCATCTGGAGCGAAAATCTCCCGTTTCGAACACTTTTCCTTAGGAGCCCGCCTCGGGCAATGTTGCGGCGGCATGGCGTCGGTGTTGCTCGAACCGCTCGGGCAACCGCAGCCGCACGTGGTGGTCTATGGCGCGGGGCATGTCGGACGGGCACTGGTGAATATTCTCAGCACGTTGCCGTGCCGTATTACCTGGGTAGATGCCCGTGCCAGTGAATTTCCCGTGGTAGTGGATCCACAAATTACCTGCATCGTCGATGAAGAACCTGAAGGTACCGTGGCGCAGATGCCCGCTGGCAGTTATTTCATGGTGCTGACGCACGACCATCAGCTGGATTTCGCCCTGAGCGAGCGGATCCTCAAACGTGGAGATTTCCGCTATTTCGGACTGATTGGCTCGGAGACTAAGCGTAAACGCTTTGACTACCGGTTATCGGGGAAAGGGATTTCGGATGAGCAGCTGGCGAGAATGCGCTGCCCGGTCGGGCTGCCTGATGTACGCGGCAAACTCCCCGCAGAAATCGCCATAGCCATTGCCGGAGAGTTTATTGCCGCGTATGGCGCGCACAGTCAGGTGGTCAGCTGA
- a CDS encoding ABC transporter ATP-binding protein → MSAIQISHLSKSFTTQPVLNDVSLNIRHGEFVAVLGPSGCGKTTLLRTIAGFEPVSSGTITVGDRLFSSSDFHVAPEKRDLGIVFQNYALWPHMSVEENVAYSLKVAGMDRNERSTRTQDALALVGLGDYATRRPADLSGGQRQRVALARCLVTRPGVVLLDEPLANLDVHLRAAMEEEFSRFHQHTGATLLYITHDQQEAMAIADRVVVMNEGKVMQFATPQTLYREPANAMVASFIDDGRVIPAQNILPTESGSALAEILGRRVRLRASPDQTPVVSAQVCVHADDLRFAQAGEQGIAARITRVIYRGGYHQYDVEPLSAPELRLSLHSSAGRLWCIGDNVTFVITDGWIIPQ, encoded by the coding sequence ATGTCTGCTATCCAGATCTCCCACCTGAGCAAATCCTTCACCACCCAGCCGGTGTTAAATGATGTTTCGTTGAATATCCGGCACGGCGAGTTCGTGGCCGTGCTCGGGCCTTCCGGCTGCGGAAAAACGACTTTACTGCGCACTATTGCCGGTTTTGAGCCGGTCAGCAGCGGTACGATCACCGTGGGAGATCGTCTGTTTTCATCATCTGACTTTCATGTGGCGCCGGAGAAACGTGACCTGGGCATCGTGTTTCAGAATTACGCGCTGTGGCCGCACATGTCTGTTGAGGAGAACGTGGCGTACAGCCTGAAAGTGGCGGGAATGGATCGTAATGAACGCAGCACCAGAACGCAGGATGCGCTGGCGCTGGTCGGTTTAGGTGATTATGCGACGCGTCGTCCTGCGGATCTGTCCGGTGGTCAGCGGCAGCGTGTGGCACTCGCGCGTTGCCTGGTGACACGCCCCGGTGTGGTGCTGCTGGATGAGCCGCTGGCGAATCTCGATGTGCATTTGCGTGCAGCGATGGAGGAGGAGTTCAGCCGTTTTCATCAGCATACCGGCGCGACGTTGCTGTATATCACGCACGATCAGCAGGAAGCGATGGCGATTGCTGACCGCGTCGTGGTGATGAATGAAGGTAAGGTCATGCAGTTCGCGACACCGCAAACGTTATACCGGGAACCGGCTAACGCCATGGTTGCGTCCTTTATCGACGACGGTCGCGTTATTCCGGCACAGAACATCCTGCCAACAGAAAGTGGCAGTGCTCTGGCTGAGATTCTGGGGAGGCGAGTCCGCTTGCGGGCATCACCTGACCAGACTCCGGTTGTCAGCGCACAAGTTTGTGTTCACGCCGATGATTTACGCTTTGCTCAGGCCGGTGAACAGGGTATCGCTGCCCGTATCACCCGGGTGATTTATCGCGGGGGATATCATCAGTATGACGTTGAACCTTTAAGCGCCCCCGAACTTCGGCTTTCACTGCATTCATCTGCCGGCAGACTTTGGTGTATTGGTGACAATGTCACTTTTGTCATCACTGACGGCTGGATCATTCCTCAGTAA
- a CDS encoding helix-turn-helix domain-containing protein, translating into MAKISRLENGVASPTLTTISRYAVALGGTFEFKKLS; encoded by the coding sequence GTGGCGAAGATTAGTCGCCTGGAAAACGGTGTCGCGTCCCCAACTCTGACCACCATCAGCCGTTACGCCGTCGCACTCGGCGGCACCTTCGAGTTCAAAAAACTCAGCTGA
- a CDS encoding ABC transporter substrate-binding protein, producing MFNKIKLTSSALTLAVVLSAPAYAADAASGKLVVYTSQAPEIAQQTIDAFKASYPNVQVEWTRNGTTQLMNVLQTEMMAGDVKADVLLVADSINLGALKKDGKLMAYADAPVGNISPNFYDKDKTWFGTKIIATVIAYNTKNAKPADSWMALTDPQNKGQVAVPSPLYSGAALYHLHTAINTPDIGWAFYQKLAANGITPEGGNGPALKAVASGMAKYGVITDADIIRAKKQGSPIDLVYPKEGASFVTEPVAILSGAHNVPAAKAFVDFMLSPQGQQLVAKQGNRPIDAGVAAPEGFAPMDSFKLLTLDSDKAVADDKEVRAKFTEIFGG from the coding sequence ATGTTTAATAAAATAAAACTTACGTCTTCCGCTTTGACTTTGGCAGTGGTGCTGTCAGCTCCGGCATACGCCGCAGATGCTGCTTCAGGCAAACTGGTGGTTTATACCTCGCAGGCACCTGAAATCGCGCAACAGACCATCGATGCCTTTAAGGCGTCATATCCGAATGTACAGGTGGAATGGACGCGTAATGGCACCACGCAGTTAATGAATGTGTTGCAGACGGAAATGATGGCCGGTGATGTGAAAGCTGATGTGCTGCTGGTCGCGGATTCCATCAATCTGGGTGCGCTGAAAAAAGACGGCAAGCTGATGGCTTATGCCGATGCACCGGTGGGGAATATCAGCCCGAATTTCTATGACAAAGATAAAACATGGTTTGGCACCAAAATCATTGCCACGGTCATTGCCTATAACACTAAAAATGCCAAACCCGCAGACAGCTGGATGGCGCTGACCGATCCACAAAACAAAGGTCAGGTGGCAGTGCCAAGTCCTCTGTATTCCGGGGCGGCGTTATATCATCTGCATACGGCGATTAATACGCCTGATATTGGCTGGGCGTTCTATCAGAAACTGGCGGCAAACGGTATTACACCGGAAGGGGGTAATGGTCCAGCGCTGAAGGCGGTCGCCAGCGGAATGGCGAAATACGGTGTGATCACTGACGCCGATATTATCCGTGCCAAAAAACAGGGCTCACCGATAGATCTGGTTTATCCGAAAGAAGGGGCTTCTTTCGTGACGGAACCGGTCGCGATACTGTCCGGAGCGCATAACGTGCCGGCAGCAAAAGCGTTTGTCGATTTCATGCTGTCGCCACAGGGTCAGCAACTCGTGGCGAAGCAGGGCAACCGTCCGATTGATGCCGGCGTTGCGGCGCCGGAAGGATTTGCTCCGATGGATTCGTTCAAACTGCTGACCCTCGATTCAGATAAAGCAGTCGCAGACGACAAAGAAGTCCGCGCAAAATTCACTGAAATCTTTGGTGGCTGA